A single Phoenix dactylifera cultivar Barhee BC4 chromosome 1, palm_55x_up_171113_PBpolish2nd_filt_p, whole genome shotgun sequence DNA region contains:
- the LOC103718348 gene encoding UBP1-associated protein 2A-like, with product MAKRRKPSPEPDPSSSSEEEEEEEEEEEEEEEEEEESKYDDEEEDEASEDEVEDEEEEEEEEEDEEEEKLDPSNREAIRMLLEPFGKDQLMELLKEAALKNPSLLSRISASAESDPVHRKIFVHGLGWDATTETLASVFCQYGEIEECRVVVDRNTGRSKGYGFVLFRTRAAARKALKEPQKRIGHRMTSCQLASFGPPGAQGPAPDSTGRKIFVSGIADHINPERLRAFFTRFGEVEEGPLGYDRNTGRLRGFAIFVYKSSDSCKKALEEPKKFFEGCELHCQRAVEGLKPKIPSGAAAAAGGAAAVPAVLQPNDLALTYASQSVLGLNPMAGLVGQTLNPALGLLGQNSGVGVLNPGAATVATAGISPSLNRSITTPPPYGLGLGLGGGGTGVNSISPSIIGSYGSQAALQGWGVYQNSQLPSTTSMRSQSGIGSMGAGLPSYLGR from the coding sequence atgGCGAAGAGGCGAAAGCCCTCTCCTGAGCCAGATCCCTCCTCTTcatctgaagaagaagaagaagaagaagaggaagaggaagaggaagaagaagaggaagaagaatccaAATACGACGACGAGGAGGAAGATGAAGCATCCGAGGACGAAGtagaagacgaagaagaagaagaagaggaagaggaagacgaagaagaagagaagttaGACCCCTCGAACCGCGAGGCTATCCGCATGCTGTTGGAGCCCTTTGGCAAGGACCAGCTGATGGAGCTCCTCAAGGAGGCCGCCCTGAAGaacccctccctcctctcccggaTCTCCGCCTCCGCCGAGTCCGACCCCGTCCACCGCAAGATCTTCGTCCACGGCCTCGGCTGGGACGCCACCACCGAGACCCTCGCTTCCGTCTTCTGCCAGTACGGCGAGATCGAGGAGTGCCGTGTCGTCGTCGACCGCAATACCGGCCGCAGCAAGGGCTATGGCTTCGTCCTCTTCCGCACCCGCGCCGCGGCCCGCAAGGCCCTCAAAGAACCCCAGAAGCGGATCGGCCACCGCATGACTTCCTGCCAGCTCGCTTCCTTCGGTCCTCCTGGTGCCCAGGGCCCTGCCCCCGACTCCACCGGCCGCAAAATCTTCGTCAGCGGCATCGCCGACCACATCAACCCCGAGCGCCTCCGCGCCTTCTTCACCCGCTTTGGCGAGGTCGAGGAGGGCCCCCTCGGGTACGATCGCAACACTGGCAGGCTCCGCGGGTTTGCCATCTTTGTCTACAAGTCATCCGACAGCTGCAAGAAGGCGCTGGAGGAGCCGAAGAAGTTCTTCGAGGGATGTGAGCTGCACTGCCAGAGGGCGGTCGAGGGGCTGAAACCCAAGATCCCTTCGGGGGCGGCAGCGGCGGCTGGAGGTGCTGCTGCAGTGCCGGCAGTCCTGCAGCCGAATGACCTGGCTCTCACGTATGCTTCGCAGTCGGTGCTGGGTCTGAATCCAATGGCGGGATTGGTAGGACAGACCCTCAACCCAGCTCTGGGGCTTCTGGGGCAGAACTCTGGGGTTGGGGTGCTGAATCCTGGAGCTGCGACAGTGGCGACAGCAGGGATATCACCCTCGTTGAATAGGAGCATTACAACTCCGCCACCTTATGGACTTGGATTAGGGCTTGGCGGGGGTGGGACGGGGGTCAATAGCATAAGTCCTAGTATTATTGGGAGTTATGGTTCTCAGGCAGCTTTGCAGGGTTGGGGGGTTTACCAGAACAGTCAGCTGCCTTCAACAACTTCGATGAGGTCTCAATCTGGCATTGGATCGATGGGTGCTGGCTTGCCATCATATCTCGGCCGCTAG
- the LOC103718346 gene encoding uncharacterized protein LOC103718346 — protein MAGLSLKLPFWMMYIIAQLVVGSVISGYSWCPAPPSKQTESKFKQKTNRFWKFAEKTNTWVEIGLPFDLMSCINETCTKVGSIESMHMKRNQLPTQEQQKNTRIAGTDRVLEENIDPVLPLRKRVSLTRMSEASVWVTGQSGSIYERFWNGVQWVIAPHELPTAAGQAVSVFFINQTILALSEGGMLYQLQLNENSQPIWTEFVLMSKEDMHTTEAEPSQVVQIKFGIISHDGERLYLSTKNGSLVEISEFQPLRWDFHGRPPGGDVSAIVDTGTIRPGIVFTVSSTGDLYEFDKKSKPSWKKHISMEEISLRSSGGCSLHGQAGAHSVSLFLLTKGGFLIERRLHKRKWKWELHGAPKDHRLSAITPVRQNDVNENILSLFFTTNTGYVFEYQLPKHSGGTHGNHVEGLWINHIHPQHAKVAQGVQGIQVQAGRLMFPLDDGRLGELHLPGIGGDGSGPTHQSSLRRKTSSRYEWSVIDAPETEGWNAEYCTDERGPSNCIAGIKNVLSDDEPNDSSIITPARRRKAQGHQEYISLSNHESGATESYNFLTRSINTNFRMRVMYADRSFFVITDGGLTFEYLYSDNVWLWLRHEHSTAMRGALGSYNGSLFLVNTHGNLLIRERNGNELSWINCTAMRKGRQVVTGPPWDVIPGKAHRATTVDSLFFVDKKGKLLQFTVALRKYKWKDCHSPPDTRIAFIVDQEFFRMNIIFVVGRNGRLYQYNRITELWHEHYQSPHLVLSRSPGTAMRPSLQSLTGSLFMISENGGLVEYHWNSQDRWEWVEHGTPYRDVMLLGAPGPCFDGTQLFVIGSDGHVYRRFLEQRTWKWMSHGYPYTETSALEAQRTRSDHTCTYEDKTAYLEHNDQYSNSYRRHCNEKVAPIRPIPFSQDSVIFELQDGRLAELRRLEGTADWAWARVIVTPTSLCSSSYWTAVAT, from the exons ATGGCTGGGTTGTCCTTGAAACTTCCCTTTTGGATGATGTATATAATAGCCCAGTTGGTAGTAGGCTCTGTCATTTCTGGTTACTCCTGGTGCCCCGCTCCTCCAAGCAAACAGACTGAATCAAAATTTAAACAGAAAACGAATAGATTCTGGAAGTTTGCAGAGAAGACCAATACATGGGTAGAAATCGGCTTGCCGTTTGATCTGATGTCCTGTATTAATGAAACCTGCACAAAAGTAGGATCAATCGAAAGCATGCATATGAAACGTAATCAGTTACCTACCCAAGAGCAGCAGAAGAATACAAGAATTGCTGGTACTGATAGAGTTTTAGAAGAAAATATTGATCCAGTTCTGCCTTTAAGAAAGAGAGTTTCTTTGACTAGAATGTCAGAGGCATCAGTTTGGGTGACGGGGCAAAGTGGTTCGATCTATGAGAGGTTCTGGAATGGGGTGCAGTGGGTAATTGCTCCCCATGAATTACCTACTGCAGCTGGTCAGGCtgtttctgttttcttcatcaatCAGACAATTCTTGCTCTGTCAGAAGGTGGGATGCTTTATCAG TTGCAGCTGAACGAAAATTCTCAGCCCATTTGGACAGAATTTGTGCTTATGTCCAAAGAAGACATGCATACTACAGAAGCTGAACCAAGCCAAGTTGTACAGATTAAGTTTGGCATCATATCGCATGATGGAGA GAGGTTGTACTTATCCACCAAGAACGGGTCATTGGTTGAGATCAGTGAATTTCAGCCTTTGAG GTGGGATTTTCATGGCCGGCCTCCAGGTGGAGATGTTTCAGCTATTGTTGACACTGGCACTATTAGACCAGGCATTGTGTTCACAGTAAG TTCTACTGGAGATCTATACGAATTCGACAAGAAATCAAAGCCATCATGGAAGAAGCATATATCAATGGAAGAAATATCACTTAGATCATCCGGAGGATGTTCTCTACATGGCCAGGCTGGAGCTCATTCAGTATCACTTTTCCTATTAACCAAG GGTGGTTTTCTAATAGAACGGCGCTTGCACAAAAGGAAGTGGAAGTGGGAACTCCATGGGGCTCCTAAAGATCATCGGTTAAGTGCTATCACGCCAGTTCGACAGAATGACGTAAACGAAAACATCTTATCACTATTCTTCACTACAAATACTGGATATGTATTTGAATATCAGCTTCCAAAGCACTCAG GTGGCACTCATGGGAATCATGTGGAAGGGCTCTGGATAAATCATATACACCCACAGCATGCCAAGGTTGCTCAAGGTGTGCAAGGAATACAGGTTCAAGCTGGAAGATTAATGTTCCCCCTGGATGATGGTAGACTTGGAGAGCTGCATTTGCCTGGAATTGGAGGTGATGGTTCTGGTCCAACTCATCAGAGTAGCCTGCGCAGGAAAACATCCAGTAGGTATGAATGGTCAGTCATAGATGCACCTGAAACAGAAGGATGGAATGCAGAATACTGCACCGATGAGCGTGGCCCATCAAATTGCATTGCAGGAATAAAGAATGTTCTTTCAGACGACGAACCAAATGACTCGAGTATTATTACACCTGCTAGAAGACGCAAGGCACAAGGGCATCAAGAGTACATATCCTTGAGTAATCATGAAAGTGGTGCAACTGAATCTTACAACTTTCTAACAAGAAGCATCAATACTAACTTTCGCATGCGAGTAATGTATGCAGATAGATCATTTTTTGTTATAACAGACGGTGGCCTAACTTTTGAATACCTTTATTCTGATAATGTCTGGTTATGGCTAAGGCATGAGCATTCAACAGCAATGAGAGGTGCACTAGGAAGCTATAATGGAAGTTTGTTTTTGGTCAACACGCATGGAAACTTGCTTATTAGAGAAAGGAATGGAAATGAGCTATCATGGATCAATTGCACTGCCATGAGGAAGGGAAGGCAGGTAGTGACAGGACCTCCATGGGATGTCATTCCGGGTAAAGCTCACAGAGCTACGACAGTAGATTCTCTCTTCTTCGTCGACAAGAAAGGAAAACTTCTTCAGTTTACG GTGGCACTACGAAAATATAAATGGAAGGACTGCCACAGCCCTCCAGATACTAGGATTGCATTTATTGTGGATCAAGAATTCTTCAGGATGAACATCATATTCGTTGTTGGACGGAACGGCCGTCTATACCAATATAACAGAATCACCGAGCTATGGCACGAGCACTACCAGTCCCCTCATTTGGTCCTCTCAAGATCCCCTGGAACTGCTATGAGGCCATCGCTGCAATCGCTTACAGGCTCACTATTCATGATATCAGAAAATGGAGGTCTTGTCGAGTATCACTGGAACTCACAAGACAGATGGGAATGGGTGGAGCATGGGACACCATATAGAGACGTGATGCTGCTTGGTGCACCAGGTCCATGTTTCGATGGCACTCAATTGTTTGTGATCGGGTCAGATGGCCATGTTTATCGAAGATTTCTGGAACAAAGAACTTGGAAATGGATGAGCCATGGGTACCCATACACGGAGACTTCAGCTCTGGAAGCTCAAAGAACTAGAAGTGATCACACTTGCACATATGAAGATAAAACGGCCTACCTTGAGCACAATGACCAATACTCAAACAGTTACAGAAGACACTGCAACGAGAAG GTGGCGCCGATACGACCAATACCATTTTCGCAAGATTCAGTAATTTTCGAGTTACAAGATGGCAGG CTGGCCGAGCTGCGGAGATTGGAAGGGACGGCCGACTGGGCGTGGGCACGAGTCATCGTCACGCCGACCAGCTTATGCTCGTCGAGTTACTGGACTGCAGTGGCAACATAA